A genomic stretch from Hoplias malabaricus isolate fHopMal1 chromosome 4, fHopMal1.hap1, whole genome shotgun sequence includes:
- the LOC136694641 gene encoding 4-galactosyl-N-acetylglucosaminide 3-alpha-L-fucosyltransferase 9-like has product MTSKASSRHFCHLVIAGGLLICFTVIFFVYNNPTMNWLPCAGKPQFNVCTETCLSAQIITNCSENKQEMTRSVKIAGGGNDHASEITILIWYWPPRRQFNLDSCEPVYGIKGCHFIVDRAQIDKAHAIVFYIQEIKGDLQNLLNISRPPRQKWVWTNMESPTNTPQLKGAEVLFNLTSNYRTDADIWIPYGRIVEISETDEPFQIPLKDKLVCWIVSHWNIKLKRVQYFNELTKHIKVDAYGRHFEQRIDNEDYNKVVSSCKFYLSFENSIHKDYITEKVFNPMRLGTVPVVLGPPRENYEEFIPRDSFIHVDDFQSPRELAEHLKALDQNQEMYERFFSWRKDYVSTHNEVSRLHACKVCEHIQNHRGFKIVKNITKWYWG; this is encoded by the coding sequence ATGACATCGAAAGCTTCATCCAGACACTTCTGTCACTTGGTCATTGCTGGAGGCCTGCTGATCTGCTTCACTgtgattttctttgtttataacAATCCCACCATGAACTGGCTGCCTTGCGCAGGTAAACCTCAGTTCAATGTCTGTACAGAAACTTGTCTCAGTGCACAGATCATCACCAACTGCTCTGAAAACAAGCAGGAAATGACTCGGTCTGTAAAAATTGCAGGAGGTGGGAATGACCATGCTTCTGAAATAACAATCTTGATCTGGTACTGGCCACCTAGGAGGCAGTTCAATCTGGATTCCTGCGAGCCTGTCTATGGGATCAAAGGTTGCCATTTTATTGTTGATCGAGCACAAATCGACAAAGCTCATGCCATTGTGTTTTACATTCAAGAGATAAAAGGTGACCTACAAAACCTGCTCAATATATCAAGACCTCCACGGCAGAAATGGGTCTGGACGAACATGGAGTCTCCAACTAATACTCCTCAACTGAAAGGGGCCGAGGTCTTGTTCAACCTGACGTCAAACTACCGCACAGACGCAGACATTTGGATTCCCTATGGAAGAATTGTAGAAATCTCAGAAACAGACGAACCCTTCCAGATCCCACTGAAGGACAAGCTGGTGTGCTGGATCGTCAGCCACTGGAATATCAAACTGAAACGTGTGCAGTActttaatgaattaacaaaacacaTAAAAGTTGATGCCTATGGAAGACATTTTGAACAAAGAATAGACAATGAAGACTACAACAAAGTAGTATCTAGCTGCAAGTTTTACCTATCCTTTGAGAACTCCATCCACAAAGATTACATTACAGAGAAGGTCTTCAATCCCATGAGACTTGGTACCGTCCCTGTGGTTCTAGGTCCTCCCCGAGAGAACTATGAGGAATTTATCCCCAGAGACTCCTTCATCCATGTGGATGATTTCCAATCTCCGCGGGAACTGGCAGAACACCTCAAAGCTCTGGACCAGAACCAGGAGATGTACGAGAGGTTCTTCTCCTGGAGGAAGGACTATGTCTCAACCCATAATGAAGTTAGTCGACTCCATGCCTGTAAAGTTTGTGAACATATACAAAACCACAGGGGCTTCAAAATAGTCAAGAACATTACGAAGTGGTACTGGGGATAG